A window of Hevea brasiliensis isolate MT/VB/25A 57/8 chromosome 14, ASM3005281v1, whole genome shotgun sequence contains these coding sequences:
- the LOC131172882 gene encoding uncharacterized protein LOC131172882, producing the protein MGTPSSLPTNPNPSPSPPLPQSPPPQTPPLPQSPPPQSPPLPPSQILPLIPPTPLSPQSEPQNETQILDTHSPEPVPTQTKTKGKTKRAAGRPKETPVGKRKRVPSVPFNLNSPPRPSSEPVSKRTRSSSQTPAPAVQTPVTQSPLHSPAPASSADNIEEDSGYKNIEWQQTVYDPVEFWKDIAPFGGYYS; encoded by the exons ATGGGTACTCCATCCTCATTGcccacaaaccctaaccccagccccAGTCCGCCACTCCCTCAGTCACCACCACCACAAACGCCGCCATTACCACAATCACCACCACCTCAGTCACCGCCACTACCCCCAAGCCAAATACTACCTCTCATTCCGCCGACTCCCCTCTCGCCGCAATCCGAGCCGCAAAATGAAACACAAATTCTCGACACCCATTCCCCAGAACCTGTGCCTACTCAAACAAAAACAAAAGGCAAAACAAAAAGGGCCGCAGGTAGACCCAAGGAAACCCCTGTCGGAAAACGGAAACGAGTACCCTCTGTTCCTTTCAACCTAAACTCTCCACCTCGGCCGTCCTCTGAACCAGTCAGCAAAAGAACCAGGTCTTCCTCGCAAACCCCAGCACCAGCGGTCCAAACACCAGTAACTCAGTCTCCCTTACACTCTCCAGCACCTGCATCATCTGCAGATAATATCgaggag gattcAGGGTATAAAAACATTGAGTGGCAGCAAACTGTTTATGACCCTGTTGAATTCTGGAAGGATATTGCACCTTTTGGGGGTTATTATAGTTag
- the LOC131173124 gene encoding squalene monooxygenase SE1-like, with translation MEYQYIIGGILAFILGFVLWHRSTGMKKTKESRENVRDEVVKSSEQVLCQSENATNTDIIIVGAGVAGSALAYTLGKDGRRVHVIERDLTLPDRIVGELLQPGGYLKLIELGLEDCVEEIDAQQVFGYALYKNGKSTKLSYPLQNFDQDVAGRSFHNGRFIQRMREKAASLPNVRLEEGTVTSLLEVEGIVKGVQYKTKIGQELTTYAPLTIVCDGCFSNLRRSLCNPKVDIPSCFVALILENCELPYPNHGHVILADPSPILFYRISSSEIRCLVDIPGQKLPSISNGEMANYLKTVVAPQTPQELRDAFDFAINKGNIRTMPNRSMPAAPYPTPGALLLGDAFNMRHPLTGGGMTVALSDIVVLRNLLRPFHDLSNVYSLCKYLESFYTLRKPVASTINTLAGALYKVFSASTDPARNEMREACFDYLTLGGVFSNGPIALLSGLNPRPLKLVLHFFAVAIYGISRLIVPFPSIPRMWIGARMWIGARMISVALRIIFPIIKAEGVRQMFFPTMLTHYRCQVV, from the exons ATGGAATATCAATATATAATTGGAGGAATTCTAGCTTTTATTTTGGGGTTTGTACTGTGGCATAGATCGACAGGAATGAAGAAAACTAAGGAATCAAGGGAAAATGTCAGAGATGAAGTTGTGAAGAGCTCAGAACAAGTGTTATGCCAGTCGGAGAATGCCACGAATACTGATATTATTATAGTTGGAGCAGGTGTTGCTGGGTCAGCTCTTGCTTACACTCTTGGCAAG GATGGACGGAGAGTGCATGTGATTGAAAGAGACCTCACTCTGCCTGACAGAATTGTTGGAGAACTTCTGCAACCTGGGGGTTACCTAAAATTAATTGAGTTGGGCCTTGAAG ATTGTGTAGAAGAAATCGATGCTCAACAGGTATTTGGATATGCTCTTTACAAAAATGGGAAAAGTACTAAACTATCATACCCCTTGCAAAACTTCGATCAAGATGTGGCTGGAAGAAGTTTTCACAACGGACGTTTCATTCAAAGAATGCGTGAAAAAGCTGCATCTTTACCTAA TGTAAGACTGGAGGAAGGGACAGTAACATCCCTACTTGAAGTGGAGGGGATAGTCAAGGGTGTGCAGTACAAAACTAAAATTGGTCAAGAACTTACTACTTATGCTCCACTCACAATAGTATGCGATGGATGCTTCTCAAATTTGCGACGCTCTCTCTGCAATCCTAAG GTTGATATCCCCTCTTGTTTTGTGGCATTGATCCTAGAGAATTGTGAACTTCCATACCCAAATCACGGACATGTTATTCTGGCAGACCCTTCACCAATCTTGTTCTATCGTATTAGTAGCTCTGAAATTCGATGCTTGGTTGACATACCTGGCCAAAAACTACCTTCCATTTCAAATGGCGAAATGGCCAACTATTTGAAAACTGTGGTGGCTCCCCAG ACTCCCCAAGAGCTACGTGATGCATTTGATTTTGCAATTAACAAAGGAAACATAAGAACAATGCCTAATAGAAGCATGCCTGCTGCTCCTTATCCCACTCCTGGTGCTCTTCTGTTAGGGGATGCATTTAACATGAGACACCCTTTAACAGGAGGAGGAATGACAGTTGCGCTATCTGATATTGTTGTATTGAGGAATCTTCTGAGGCCTTTCCATGATCTAAGCAATGTATATTCCCTTTGCAAGTATCTTGAGTCTTTCTACACTCTACGCAAG CCTGTGGCATCTACCATAAATACTTTGGCTGGAGCCTTGTACAAGGTTTTTAGTGCATCAACTGATCCTGCAAGAAATGAAATGCGCGAAGCATGTTTTGACTATTTGACTCTTGGTGGTGTATTTTCGAATGGACCTATTGCTTTACTCTCTGGTCTAAATCCTCGTCCATTGAAATTGGTTCTCCATTTCTTTGCGGTGGCTATCTATGGCATCAGCCGCTTAATAGTTCCATTTCCTTCAATTCCACGCATGTGGATTGGAGCACGCATGTGGATTGGAGCTAGAATGATCTCG gtTGCATTAAGAATCATTTTCCCTATCATAAAGGCAGAAGGAGTTCGACAAATGTTCTTCCCTACAATGCTCACGCATTACAGATGTCAGGTTGTTTGA